A window of the Miscanthus floridulus cultivar M001 chromosome 14, ASM1932011v1, whole genome shotgun sequence genome harbors these coding sequences:
- the LOC136505432 gene encoding OVARIAN TUMOR DOMAIN-containing deubiquitinating enzyme 1-like, giving the protein MSEKATPEKNVRPHKFTYTYKPSAGSSAGGGGGGGDGAAAPRPAPQPEPSSPWPPSPPPPDDDDDEEEDYEGFKDEELDVLERRSGWGSLYMSDPQVLCMDSSDPQNPPRYIGRQNCEPLITEEFFFSLRHNWQQLLDGKKTYLRPPKNNRVAKDNNANCLFVTPEPLEKAIRCQVPLSDFVRAAAKNSIAQQKFKILSEHYVCIRQMRIDGSSFYRAFLFSYLENLGKMQGSQAEVTRLMECVARSRENFCRLHWDSAYFSNPEAFFSSVVSEFEHLVNSVVNGLNAVELYEISLQEISSSRILSLLRLLTEVHIRTYETDYNRAVVSQNQNEKINALLFCKESGRPFDADVTLLQMKALSQALGIPLHLAAVDGVKIGGTVQVKCIDIIPRSGPLSSTRRYYLSSATDKQSFLPPGNLFSSDRMPLVTLLVTPNATAILYRK; this is encoded by the exons ATGTCAGAAAAGGCAACGCCAGAAAAGAATGTGAGGCCGCACAAGTTCACGTACACGTACAAGCCCAGCGCGGGAAGCAGCGCaggtggcggaggcggaggcggcgacgGCGCAGCAGCGCCGCGGCCCGCGCCGCAACCTGAACCCTCTTCTCCGTGGCCACCTTCACCGCCGCcgcccgacgacgacgacgatgaggaggag GATTATGAGGGCTTCAAAGACGAAGAGCTGGACGTACTTGAAAGAAGAAGTGGATGGGGTTCTCTGTACATGAGTGATCCTCAAGTTCTTTGTATGGACTCGAGTGATCCACAAAACCCCCCTCGTTATATTGGCCGGCAAAATTGTGAGCCGCTCATCACagaggagttttttttttcactgCGCCACAATTGGCAACAGCTGCTAGATGGCAAGAAGACATACCTCCGCCCGCCAAAGAACAACCGTGTTGCCAAGGACAATAATGCCAACTGCCTCTTTGTAACCCCAGAACCTCTTGAGAAGGCAATACGATGTCAG GTGCCACTATCTGATTTTGTTCGTGCAGCTGCAAAAAATTCTATCGCTCAGCAAAAGTTTAAG ATTCTTAGTGAGCATTATGTGTGCATCAGACAAATGCGAATAGATGGATCATCTTTTTACAGAGCTTTCCTTTTCTCTTACTTG GAAAACCTTGGgaaaatgcaaggtagtcaagcTGAGGTCACTCGCTTAATGGAATGTGTGGCAAGGTCCAGAGAGAATTTCTGTCGTTTACATTGGGATAGTGCGTACTTCTCAAATCCTGAAGCATTTTTCTCAAGTGTTgtttct GAGTTTGAGCACTTGGTCAATTCAGTTGTAAATGG gcTAAATGCTGTTGAGCTTTACGAGATAAGCCTACAAGAGATTTCGTCATCCAGGA TTCTTTCTTTGCTTAGATTGCTGACAGAGGTTCATATCCGTACATATGAAACGGACTACAACAGAGCAGTAGTGAGTCAGAATCAGAATGAAAAAATAAATGCCCTTTTG TTTTGCAAAGAATCTGGGCGTCCCTTTGACGCTGATGTCACCCTTTTACAAATGAAGGCTCTATCACAAGCTCTTGGTATCCCCTTGCACCTAGCAGCTGTGGACGGCGTCAAGATAGGTGGAACTGTGCAAGTAAAGTGCATTGACATCATTCCTCGATCAGGACCTCTCAGTTCAACCAGAAGATACTATCTATCCAGTGCAACTGATAAACAATCATTCTTGCCACCTGGAAACTTATTTTCGTCTGATCGCATGCCTCTAGTGACCCTATTAGTAACTCCTAATGCTACCGCCATTCTTTATCGCAAGTGA